The following proteins are encoded in a genomic region of Synechococcus sp. ROS8604:
- a CDS encoding GUN4 domain-containing protein, producing the protein MLSGLSSSSDLSVDQLLEKFSSGSSRQKRSLIPAVEKAADQLAAMGAAALASFDHEGDEWAAGWILQTLHRHQPSALGPLFGASGGWFATGSESDLDYSPLQQALLEERFEEADRLTSVFLRKLAGELAERRGYVYFSEVLTMSGLDLVTMDRLWIAYSQGRFGFTVQARLLATLNGRYDKLWPRIGWKKEGVWTRYPKAFDWSLKAPEGHMPLVNQLRGVRLIDALLNHPSLVARQ; encoded by the coding sequence ATGCTTTCTGGTCTTTCTTCTTCATCCGATCTCAGCGTCGACCAGCTTCTAGAGAAATTCTCCAGTGGCTCTTCACGACAAAAACGCTCCTTGATCCCAGCAGTCGAGAAAGCGGCTGATCAGCTGGCTGCCATGGGTGCGGCTGCTCTTGCTTCCTTTGATCATGAAGGAGACGAGTGGGCTGCTGGTTGGATTTTGCAGACCCTGCATCGTCATCAACCGTCGGCCCTGGGTCCTCTTTTCGGTGCTTCTGGGGGATGGTTTGCCACAGGTTCGGAATCCGATCTGGATTATTCCCCCCTTCAGCAGGCCCTTCTCGAAGAACGGTTTGAAGAGGCTGATCGCCTCACCAGCGTTTTTCTTCGCAAGCTGGCCGGAGAGCTGGCTGAACGGCGGGGATACGTCTATTTCAGCGAAGTCTTGACCATGAGTGGGCTGGACCTTGTCACGATGGATCGTCTTTGGATCGCCTACTCCCAAGGCCGGTTTGGGTTCACAGTGCAGGCCCGTTTGCTGGCCACTCTCAATGGTCGTTACGACAAGCTTTGGCCTCGGATTGGCTGGAAGAAGGAAGGAGTCTGGACGCGTTATCCGAAGGCGTTCGATTGGTCATTGAAGGCTCCTGAGGGTCATATGCCTCTGGTTAACCAGCTTCGTGGTGTTCGACTGATCGATGCCCTTCTCAACCATCCGTCCCTGGTTGCTCGTCAATGA
- the mnmH gene encoding tRNA 2-selenouridine(34) synthase MnmH, which yields MSGMGSTNVSDIDQFREARGTLVDVRTPSEFAQGHWPGAINIPLFDDEQRSIVGRTYKQKGRKKAIELGLSFTGPALVDLSKALTKAAGGTDQPLRLYCWRGGMRSNSMAWLAALQDHPTLVLEGGYKVYRRWVLEQFERRWPIRLLGGRTGTGKTDLLIALQTHNVAVVDLEGIAHHRGSSFGGLGQPHQPSTQHYENELAEALNGYGKQHAPQIWLEAESSSVGCCRIPRALFEQMQQAPVLEIRRSLDERIDQLVDVYACQDADDLCKATERIQRRLGPQRTQAALEAIKDQRWRDACSEMLDYYDRCYDHELKQARDTANLDLSGRNPHDAAIELLNTGRVVPIEAP from the coding sequence ATGTCAGGGATGGGATCCACAAACGTGAGCGATATCGATCAGTTTCGAGAAGCGCGCGGAACGCTGGTTGATGTGCGCACCCCCTCGGAATTTGCACAGGGCCATTGGCCTGGAGCCATCAACATCCCTCTGTTTGACGATGAACAGAGGAGCATCGTCGGTCGCACCTACAAACAAAAGGGCCGGAAAAAGGCCATCGAGCTCGGCCTGAGCTTCACTGGCCCAGCCCTTGTTGATCTTTCCAAAGCTCTAACAAAGGCGGCTGGAGGCACAGACCAGCCGCTTCGGCTCTATTGCTGGCGGGGAGGGATGCGCTCGAACAGCATGGCTTGGCTCGCGGCTCTCCAGGACCATCCCACCCTTGTTCTCGAAGGTGGATACAAGGTGTATCGGCGCTGGGTGCTCGAACAATTTGAACGCCGCTGGCCCATCCGGCTGCTTGGTGGAAGAACGGGCACGGGAAAAACCGATCTGCTGATCGCCTTGCAAACTCACAACGTGGCTGTGGTGGATTTGGAGGGGATAGCTCATCACCGTGGAAGCAGCTTCGGTGGTCTTGGTCAACCCCATCAGCCCAGCACTCAGCATTACGAGAATGAACTGGCTGAAGCCCTAAATGGCTACGGGAAACAACACGCTCCTCAAATTTGGCTGGAAGCCGAGAGCTCCTCTGTGGGCTGCTGCCGCATCCCAAGGGCACTATTCGAGCAAATGCAGCAGGCACCGGTGCTCGAAATTCGACGCAGTCTCGATGAGCGAATTGATCAGCTCGTGGATGTTTACGCCTGCCAAGACGCCGATGATCTATGCAAAGCGACGGAACGCATCCAGCGCAGACTCGGACCTCAAAGGACGCAAGCGGCTTTAGAGGCGATCAAAGATCAGCGCTGGCGCGATGCCTGCAGCGAGATGCTCGACTACTACGACCGCTGCTACGACCACGAGCTCAAGCAAGCCCGCGACACAGCCAATCTTGATCTCAGTGGCCGCAATCCGCACGATGCGGCAATCGAACTGCTTAACACCGGACGCGTTGTACCGATCGAAGCCCCTTAA
- the psb28 gene encoding photosystem II reaction center protein Psb28, with protein sequence MADGSKAVIQFLRGVDEPVVPDIRVTRSRDGRTGQAIFVFEQPEALAPEVMEAITGVFMLDEEGTLVTREVNGKFVNGKPSALEATYTWKSEQDFERFMRFAQRYADSSGLGYSQDSGEAAQD encoded by the coding sequence ATGGCAGACGGAAGCAAGGCAGTGATCCAGTTCCTGCGCGGCGTGGATGAACCCGTTGTTCCTGACATCCGCGTGACACGCAGTCGTGATGGACGAACTGGTCAGGCCATCTTCGTGTTTGAACAACCCGAGGCCCTAGCTCCTGAAGTGATGGAAGCCATCACAGGCGTGTTCATGCTCGATGAAGAGGGCACGCTCGTCACGCGAGAGGTGAATGGCAAGTTTGTGAACGGCAAACCAAGCGCCTTGGAAGCCACCTACACCTGGAAGAGCGAGCAGGATTTTGAGCGTTTCATGCGCTTCGCTCAGCGATATGCCGATTCCTCAGGTCTTGGTTATTCCCAGGATTCGGGCGAAGCTGCGCAGGATTAG
- a CDS encoding aldehyde dehydrogenase family protein, translating into MQDSVGRGLTRTDTWRRDQLLRLSELVEQHEQEVIEALAADLGKPPTEAFFEIVALRQELKLAQRQLRRWMSPRRVTVPLAQRPGRADVIPEPLGCVLIIGPWNYPFSLTLQPLISALAAGNTAVLKPSEHAPAIADLISRLIAKHFEPEVVRVEQGNGSVAEALVALPFDHIFFTGGGAIGRKVLEGAAAHLTPVTLELGGKSPALVLGGADMTVSARRLIWGKALNAGQTCIAPDHLLVQPGLKAALLKAMASARTDMYGSDPLASEQLACIVNDRQFLRLEALLEEAQQEGRVLIGGEINRDQRRIAPTVIRVDDRRDPLMADELFGPLLPVLELKDLTQTLAEIRQGPKPLALYLFGGNEAQQQEVLETSSSGGVCFNDVVMQAGVPDLPFGGVGGSGMGNYHGQAGFDTFSHAKSVLRRPFRLDFKLRYPPYRIDLNLLRRFAG; encoded by the coding sequence ATGCAGGACAGCGTGGGTCGAGGTCTCACCCGAACTGATACTTGGCGACGAGACCAATTGCTGCGCCTCAGCGAGCTGGTTGAACAACACGAACAGGAGGTGATTGAAGCCCTGGCGGCAGATCTGGGCAAACCCCCAACCGAAGCCTTCTTCGAAATTGTTGCGCTGCGCCAGGAACTCAAGCTGGCCCAGCGCCAACTTCGCAGATGGATGAGCCCCCGGCGCGTCACGGTCCCCCTGGCACAGCGTCCTGGCCGAGCGGATGTCATCCCAGAACCGCTGGGCTGCGTCCTGATCATCGGTCCCTGGAACTATCCCTTCTCTCTGACGCTTCAGCCCCTGATCAGCGCCCTTGCCGCCGGAAACACCGCGGTTCTGAAGCCATCCGAACACGCACCGGCGATCGCAGACTTGATCAGCCGTCTGATTGCAAAGCACTTCGAACCTGAGGTTGTTCGTGTCGAACAGGGGAATGGAAGCGTCGCAGAGGCGCTGGTTGCCCTGCCATTCGATCACATCTTTTTCACCGGCGGTGGCGCCATCGGGCGCAAGGTGCTCGAAGGAGCCGCGGCACATCTCACCCCGGTGACTCTGGAACTTGGCGGGAAAAGTCCGGCCCTTGTGCTTGGAGGTGCGGATATGACGGTGAGCGCACGGCGACTGATCTGGGGCAAAGCACTCAATGCCGGCCAGACCTGCATTGCGCCGGATCATCTGCTCGTGCAGCCCGGGCTGAAGGCAGCGCTGCTGAAGGCCATGGCCTCAGCTCGCACCGACATGTACGGAAGCGACCCCCTGGCGTCGGAACAACTTGCCTGCATCGTCAACGACCGGCAATTTCTACGTCTGGAAGCCCTGCTGGAAGAAGCGCAGCAGGAGGGTCGCGTCCTGATCGGCGGAGAGATCAACCGTGATCAGCGGCGCATCGCTCCGACGGTGATTCGTGTTGACGACCGCCGCGATCCCCTAATGGCCGATGAATTGTTCGGTCCCTTGCTGCCGGTGCTGGAGCTGAAGGACCTAACCCAGACCTTGGCCGAGATCCGCCAGGGTCCCAAGCCCTTGGCGCTCTACCTCTTTGGAGGCAATGAGGCCCAGCAGCAGGAAGTGCTGGAAACCTCGAGCTCCGGTGGGGTCTGCTTCAACGATGTGGTGATGCAAGCAGGAGTGCCGGATCTGCCCTTCGGCGGCGTGGGCGGCAGCGGCATGGGCAATTACCACGGCCAGGCTGGCTTCGACACCTTCAGCCATGCCAAGTCTGTACTGCGACGGCCCTTCCGCTTGGATTTCAAGCTGCGGTATCCCCCCTACCGCATTGATCTCAACCTGTTGAGGCGGTTTGCGGGATGA
- a CDS encoding AI-2E family transporter yields MKLQHWLGLCAVLATGLLLWSLREVLIHLFAAIVLAMALCTLVGALRQRWNIPRPLALLACVFGLVVMVAVGLTVIVPPFTSQFQQLILQLPSAAKALKELLLQAFSSVSSMVYGSGSSSNWSELLFPKGLADSPGGPAIASSVTGGFLSLLGLAGNVGSGLLQLLFVVAVTLMVAVQPHSYKNVGIQMLPSFYRRRARVILNMCGDALSSWMIGVLISSVCVAVLAGIGLSLLGVKLVMANALLAGLLNVIPNVGPTLSTVFPMSVALLDAPWKALAVLGLYIVIQNLESYVITPSVMQRQVNLLPGLTLAAQFIFTVLFGPLGLLLALPLAVVLQVLIREVVVHDLLDPWKRQKLAS; encoded by the coding sequence GTGAAGCTTCAACACTGGCTTGGACTTTGTGCCGTTCTGGCAACAGGTCTGCTGCTCTGGAGTCTGCGTGAAGTCCTAATCCACTTGTTCGCGGCCATTGTTTTGGCAATGGCGCTGTGCACCCTTGTTGGAGCCCTGCGTCAACGCTGGAATATTCCCAGGCCTCTGGCTCTTTTGGCCTGTGTTTTCGGTCTCGTGGTGATGGTTGCTGTTGGCTTAACCGTGATCGTGCCGCCCTTTACGAGCCAGTTTCAACAATTAATTCTTCAGCTGCCATCGGCGGCAAAAGCCCTGAAAGAACTGCTTTTGCAGGCTTTTTCATCGGTTAGCTCAATGGTTTACGGCAGTGGGAGTTCTAGTAATTGGAGCGAACTACTCTTTCCCAAAGGTTTGGCGGATAGTCCAGGCGGGCCTGCGATTGCCTCAAGCGTGACTGGAGGATTTCTCAGCCTTCTTGGCTTGGCAGGCAATGTTGGCAGTGGTCTGCTGCAGCTTCTTTTCGTCGTTGCCGTCACCTTGATGGTGGCGGTCCAACCCCATTCGTACAAGAACGTTGGCATCCAGATGTTGCCGTCCTTCTATCGAAGACGAGCTCGCGTCATCCTCAACATGTGCGGCGATGCCCTCAGCAGCTGGATGATCGGCGTGTTGATCAGTTCGGTTTGCGTCGCTGTTTTGGCGGGCATCGGGCTTTCACTCCTAGGAGTGAAGCTCGTGATGGCCAATGCATTGCTTGCGGGATTGCTCAACGTGATTCCCAATGTGGGTCCCACGCTGAGCACGGTCTTTCCGATGTCCGTTGCTCTCCTCGATGCTCCTTGGAAAGCATTGGCTGTCTTGGGGCTCTACATCGTGATTCAAAACCTTGAGAGCTACGTCATCACGCCTTCTGTGATGCAGCGCCAGGTCAATTTGCTTCCAGGGCTCACCCTTGCAGCTCAATTCATATTCACCGTTCTGTTCGGTCCGCTTGGCTTGTTGCTCGCTCTGCCTTTAGCGGTTGTCTTGCAGGTGCTCATTCGGGAAGTCGTCGTTCACGATCTTCTTGACCCCTGGAAGCGGCAGAAACTGGCCTCATGA